The following DNA comes from Erigeron canadensis isolate Cc75 chromosome 3, C_canadensis_v1, whole genome shotgun sequence.
GAAACATTGACAttgatttcaatttcaaatgctacagaaaataatatgtaaataaaaagattaacacacaaaaaaaagggggaatcaaaaagaaaaaaaccaaaccagAGCTCATGGAAAACATGACCACAAATAGAGATGGCTTGAAGATCTTCAACAATGGGTTTAAGATCTTCATAACAGATGGAACATATTGTTTTGGAAAATGGTTGTTGTGTTGTTGATTCATTACAAGTTCCACTCATTGTTTTCTTGTTTGCAGAACCCTAATTCTGATTCATCTGTAAAGTGGATTTATTGTTATTACTGtatctatgtgtgtgtgtgtgtgcgcgttTATGTGAGGGTTTGAAATTAATTGAAACTGATCAAGTTTTTGGAGTAGCGGGAAGTGGAAATGGAGCGCGAGAGGTTGGAAAATGAATTTGTATGAGGTTTTAGCTGGGATTAAGATAGTTATCATTAAACAAGAgaaattttgaattaaaataaaaggttaagattcaaagtctcatttttaattttaatctaaaaatcaaaatcataaactttacttataaagttaataataatgttaaagCATCTCAATCATTTTAAGATAAGattttacaaaatttaatagaatttgattaaattgaaaaagaaaaaattctcATTTCCATTGaaatatatgaattttatttCATACCTCACTTAAATCCTCATAAAACTATGAAACAttttgttagattttatttCTTCAAATTATAAATCCTTtaacaatttcattttttccGGAAATATTTTACCAACCAAACACAATTGTGTTATTGTTTTTGTAGaatatgttataaaatataactCATATAAGCTAACTTAAagagcaatgttttaaatacaggTAAATACCGACCGGTATTATAGGTATCGGAGGGTACTTTGGTATTTTAACCCCGGTATTTTTCTAGTATATTCACTATTCAACACCGGTCGGTATTTccgatatttttatttttttaaaaaactatttttatgatagttttaatgttattttttgttatttgtgaactttaaaacttatattttgttatgaaatacctattcTTGAGTAGATTATAATTGTATtgtgactatttttgttaaattgtaataagttttataggatttttattataaaaatagaataaattaaaataatcatatcatcttatattttcggtaataccggaaaatattTTAAACCCCGGTATGACTAAAATATCAGTTTTAAAACATCACTTAAGACTCGTCCTCTACGGATCACAAaacacatcatattttttttactatttataaaGATCTATGTTAGGATGTAAACTTTTTGGTCTCAAATTAATCATGTTCAAGCATACAATTTTGTAAATTTCCTCTGTGATACATCACTACAAGCTAATCATAGTCCCAAAAATTAAtagtacaaaaatatataagtgattttttttaatgaacatGAATGTTACCCACTTACCCGTAAGCTGTAAATAAATACTCGTAGAACGTTTGACAAACTGTTCATGATCAATTGTTAAACGAATTGGTAAGtcatattataatatttataacgAGTTATTTACTGTAGTATTCATACCTGTTTTAGGTTATTTATGAGCATTTTCCGCATATAATCACGTGTTCGGGTAATTTCAGACACTGGGTCGTTAGGAACAATAAGAATGCGACATAGtccaaaagttaaaagatgaagTGGAGTCGTCTAGTGTTAATTTAAGACTAAAAGCCAAGAAGGCGCCCATTAGTTCCGTAATGCAGCACCTTAGACCATCAAGTCAACCAAGGGCATTGATGTACCTAGGCTACGCATCCAACTAACTATCTTAGAACATTTCTTGCAAATCATACAGCGAGTAACATGTTCCAGGGTGCTAACAAGAGTGGTGGTTGACCGTCCCTTTTTTCAAAAAGCAGCTTTTTCTTCTTGTACACAGGAACACTAAAGCACATGTTCAGTTGTTCACACGCCCCCTTAGTTCTGattataacacaaacaaaatcatcTTTTTCACTAGATACTACGAAATCGTGTAACACAAAAACCCAATAATACAAATACAGATTACACAATGGTACTTGTACATATGCTATTAAGTAAATATGAGCTCGTTTGCTCTTTCTTCTTCAATCGAGATAAACAAATTGGTTGCTTAGGCACACGTAGTATGCACAACGAATGTAGCaacattaaaaaatagaaaagacgTCGAAGAAGAAAATTATAATCGTAACACGATCATTTTCTCTATAGAGATTCCTTAGAAAGATGGAGAACCAGGGATATAAGTGAACAAGTTTTAGAAGCCACTGAAAACAGAGAACAAGTTGCTGTTGATGTAATCATTATCCACCAAGCTCACCAAGTAGTAAGTTTTCTCTACCTGTATAGCGTAACCATAATAATTAATGGAAGGCTAAAAAGCTACTAGCCAGGGGTTATATTTTTCCACGTGATGCAACTATTTAACAGAAAATAAAGTGAGCTATTAATTAGAGATGCGAAAATGCGAGGGCCAGGCAAGCTGGGTAACATATGAAAACTtgttttttcaaatgattcataaGGATTTATGCATAAAGATACACTTTGGGCCTACTTTAGACCTATTAAACTCATTTTACCAGTTCTTTTTTAGCtcactcttatatatatatatatatatataataacccAAATTAACCGATTCATAAACAAATAGGTCAAATCTGCCATGTTTAGAATCCTTCAATATCGTACTTGATTCTAAATTTTCAGAGTTCTCAGTTTCGGTTCCAGACTGATGAACACTTGAACAGTCCTGATTAATAAGGGTAGcttcaaagaagaaaagagcagAAAACAAACCTCTTGGAGAAGGGATCTGGAAGAATCATTCTCAGGATACAATTGTGCCCATCCTCTTGACCAGATTTCAAATGCCTCATCCTTCCATATCAAGAAGCTTGAAGGATCAACAACCGTTGGTTGAATGATCTCCTTGGCTGGGAACACTCCCCATGTGACTGCATTCACATCATTTTTCCCAACATTGGAAACCAGACTCCCTTCTTTATTCACGGCGATGTATGTGAGTGAAGGGTACTCCTTTGATTTCTCCACAAGAGCATTTAACTTTTCGCCCGAGCAGAAAAACTCCACATATGCTTTCTGGTAAACGTACCCACCCGCAGGTCCCCATCCTTAAAAGACAGAAAAATTTGTAAGAACCAATGACATGGCTTTAAGTCAGCATTATTCAAGATGTCAATACTTTTTTGAACTTAATAAGATGTCAATACTTTTTTGAACttaataattgatttaaagttGCAAATAAGAACACTATACTCAACATAGACTTGGCAATTTAGACCCAAGTACTTAGAAATTGTGAtatatgggttatgttttaatatatgaaaggGAGAATGTAGTAATTTTTTGGTTGAAACTGAAGCAGATAATGTTGGCCAATTTGGAAGTGGCCCGAAGTTAACTCAAAATGCTTACAACTTCTTTTTTAATCATACATCATTGGTGCCATTATCCAACCCACCCAGTTGTAAGCATCAGTGGGTTAATTTACCCAGCCAGTTTTGTCTCATATTAAAAGAATACCCATTTTGACCAGAACCTGTTTAGTGCCACATTATCTAACCCACACGGCCTGCATATTCGCCACCTTTACTTTGGAAAAATCAGCAATTTTGAACAAAGAAAATACCAGTAAGATGATATCTCTCTATTTACATTACCATAAGTTGTCCAGGGTCGCTCATTTTTACAGTAACGATCTTACTTATATATAGTTGCAAGAACTATAGTCTAGTTTCACAAAATAAACCATGAACAAtgttgaaaaaattgacaaaaattAGAAGATCCGGGCTCAAGCAAACACTTACCAATTGAAGGGGAGTCAGATTTAGCTCCATTAACGGCCGGCTGGCTATTGATAGTGAGGAAGCCCTTAAGGTTTATCGAAGCTAATTGTTCGTCGATGATCTTTGTCTCTGGCTGAAGTCCATCTAATTCAGACCAAGGGCTAGTTTTCAGTTGCCCAAGGCAGTATTTCATGAATTTCTGATACATAAAGATTTTATTAGCCACTTATTTaaatgaaatgttataattgatTTCAAATTACAATACAAATTTAAGAAGATGCACCATACCTCAGAAATATCATCAAACGTTGCCAAAGGGACCACCCACTCCTCTTGAATTTTCTTGTCACGTGATTTTGGTCTCATGAACTGCCTCATAAATTCACAAGATATGAGAAAAGGgcgtatatatagtttttagatacggcaaaacaaatttaataaaGGTTTCATAGCTTGGTCAACATAACCCTGTAGTTAAGAAAAGAGGCATACATATTGTGTGGACTTACATCAGTATCACTTgtaaaattaactttaaaacaTCCCACAAGTGAAATGTTGCTATTTTCATAGGATGGAATGACCAAGATAGATAACCCAAGGGAACTAGACAGGCACACAAGTTAAAAAGGGCATGTACCTGATGGTCGGTTAATGCTCCATATGATGCATTGGAAGCATCACCCCAACGCCCATGTGGATATTGCTCCCAACCAGTGGTCCTTGTTATGTAGCTCTTTGGACGATTGGCCCTATAAGCATATAGAATGGAGTTACAACAACCATTACCCCCCAGcatgttttaaataaatcagCTTATAAATCCGTGTTCATGCATACCAGAATATTGGTCTAACATCTTCTTTAAGACGGAAAAGGTTGGTAGGTCTCCTCCATGGTAGTGGCCTTGATATTTTGGACTCTTCTATCAATCCAAGATTCTGcattgtaaatccatttgtaaGTTTTACAACTAATAAACGAAACAAACGTATAAATTTGTAAGCATCCAAGAATCCAAAATtccaaatttaaatatttattaggATATTCCTACCGTCAAAATTGCCAATGCAGACTTCTCCATGTTAAGTGTATATAGATGCAACGTCTTGATTCCACTAGCCATGATTTTCTTGCACATTTCAGTTCCAAGGTGAACTCCATAGGCTCTAACAGCTTCCTCATTGTCCTTGATGGGCTCTAAAGCGGCAGTGATTTCAGATGGGATCTGCAGTgatttcaatataaaaaaaaaaaattaaaaataaagccaatttcatataacaaagtaaaacagtaaaaaaaaaaagaaaaaaaaattatttccaGTGTACATCATTCTTCTTATTGTCTATTCATTAGATgataaattataacaagttttagGACAGCATACCTTAGTTTTGCAGAAGCCAGTCATGCGAATGAAGCCGTTATAGTTGTTAATGGGCATAATGCCAGGAACAATGGGACAAGTTATTCCAACTTGCCGACAATCATTCACAAATTTGAGAAAATTGTCAACGTCATAGAACAGTTGAGTGACAATCACATCTGCTCCAGCATCAACCTGCAATGTTAAACCACATTTATATGTCAGAAATGGTAATCATCTacgaaaacaattaaaaatcaattaatGCGTCAATTGTTTAATCATGCCATTTAAGAAACATATAAGCTTGGAGAAAGACTTTGAATTGGCTGCATGGTTTTTCTTAACCCTCCTAACTTGGTATTCGTATACATCCATCAAAATACCACTCGTGTGAATAAAGACAATTTGAAACAGACTAAAGGTATAAAATAATGCCAATGAAAAAGAAGTTTCATTATTATTCATGTGACGACTTGGCTAGTATGTTAACCATGACCATAGTTATCATGCAAACAGAGTGTGATAATCATGCAAGCAGTCAAGAGAATCTGTAGTTGAATAGATAAAGGCCTTGCTTAAGCAAGAGAAATCTCCTACGAGCATCAATCTCAGCACAAAGTTCCTTTTCGAGAAAAAATAAGTCAGTTCATACACATCTCCCCATCCATAATTACACACACAATCACTTAAGATAGAAAAGAATTGATGGTTGAAATAAATTTACTCAACCAAACATTGATACAGATAGAGTAACATTTCGATGACACAATTTTTACGAGTaacatttctaaaaagtaattttaatcTTGCCTAATATCTTGCAGCTTGCACATTGTGCTTTTCTCAGGAGATGTACCTACAAGAACCTAAAATTTCAAAGTAGATTGTACCTTTTTCTTGAGGTAAGCAAGATCATTTGCATATGCTTCTGGTGTAGCCAAGCCATTGCTTCCTATGACCTCAGGATGTGCCTCTGATAagcaaaatttcaaaaaaactcTTAGAAAGAGAAATTACAAGATATTGACCATAAAGTATCAAATAAATAACAGAAACAAATAATACTACTAATATGATGCACGTACAAATTTATAGTTTGAAAATAGCGATAAAGGGAAGTAAAACGGAAACCTGGGTAACCAGCAACAGCTATGCCAAAGTAGTCACCATATGACTTGCGGATATGCTCAACCTACAGAACAAAAAACGCACACATATTAAAGCATTATATTGTGGGCAAAGTTTAATTTACAGCAATCTGTTTAATATTATCATATGTTATTCAAATTGGAATGAGATGAAGAACTAATGACAGTTTATCAGCTTGACAGCGGGTGAGATTCCCTTAAATTCTTGATGCACCAGATAGTAAAATCCTTTGAATTTTCTAAATCGCCTCAAAGAAACTATTGTAAACTCCACATGTCTCAAAAGCTATTTTACCCATCTAAGGTTGTTAAAAACGTAATGTATGAAACGAGTTTATATAAAACGAACTAAATTAGGCCAAAGGTACCTACAACATATTAGAACTACTAGAACATGAGATTGGACTCCACAATATTTAACAAACTCCAAGAAAGTGATTCATCAATCTCAACAAAATAGCATGTTTCTAGTTTAAACTCTAATGCTATTCTATCATTATGGTATAATGTAAAGCATATAACAATTGTCTGTAGCTGTTCAGAAATCCCAATGACACAATGTCGATTATATTTCAAATTCACAAATTTCGCTATGTTTTACCAGAACCTGGTAAAAGTCAAAATCTTGATCTACCAATTATTATGTACTTCACATTTTCTCGTAACCTATAAGTCTATAACCAAACATTGTTTCAGATAATCCAATTATTAGAAAATGACCTACTGTAAAAAATTATCGAATGCACTCTACAACAGTACTACTTCCTGCTATTATACTAAGCCTCATCATCACGCAATTCTGTAAATAAATGTTGTTTAGATAATCTAACTTGGTGTTGGTAGCCATTGTAAAAAACTTCTGCAAATCAATCATCATCAGCCATCCAAATCACACATTtatatctaattaattaatgccGGCAACATTATAATCAACTAGACTCAAAATTCACACATTGAAATCTAACCCAAAAAAATGTCGGTGCACGTTAAAAATGATCATTTAAACTTTAAGGGGTCGTTTGGTTCCCAGCATTCATGGGATTCCGGTGGAATGGAATTTAGAATTTCCTATGTTAACCTAACATAATAAGGAAGAAAATTCAAATTTCATTCTATCAAATTCCCATAGATTCTAGGAACCTAACAGCTCCTAAATATCACAATGAAAACCtgtataatatatagatacatataattCATATCAAACATATGATTACAGAACAAATATGTAGATGCAGATCATCAGATTATAAACACATATCAAATATATAGAAACAAATTAGCGTTGCAGAGCTGATTTTCAGTTTAGTTTTGGCGAATTTAAGTCATTTACAAGATACAttgcaaatatattaatatagataCAGAGCAAGTATATAGATGCAGAacagattatagatatataacaaatatatggATACGTTATAGATACATAGTAAAGTAATTAGGGATGCTGAGCTGAATCTCAGTTAATCATTAAGTCAGATACATTGcaaaaatatagatacataCCAGATCAAGAGCACAGGCGAAACCGCCTTGGATCTGGACAAACTTATCCTGTCCACGTGGCGGATCACCTCTAAGAGCAAGCACATTTTGAATTCCATCTTTTTTAATAGTTTGAAGAGCATGATCTATCTTCTCAACAGGCATATTAGTACAGGTCAAATGCATCATAGTTTCAACACACACTAAATTCTGCATACGTCTAGCTATCTCTAATGTGACGTCAGCAGTTGATCCACCTGCTCCCCAAGTTATATCACAAAAAGTTGGATCATGTGCCACCATTCTCTCCATCTTTTCGAATAGGTTTTCCACACCTTCTTCGGTTTTCGGAGGGAAGAATTCGAAGGAGAATACTACCTTTCCGGCATCTCCTGCTGATGTGGATTCTAGAATCTTCTCTATTACCTTCATTTTGGCTTGGCTTACCAAtcgatatatagagatatatatagatacagaagtgtg
Coding sequences within:
- the LOC122590983 gene encoding methylenetetrahydrofolate reductase 1-like — protein: MKVIEKILESTSAGDAGKVVFSFEFFPPKTEEGVENLFEKMERMVAHDPTFCDITWGAGGSTADVTLEIARRMQNLVCVETMMHLTCTNMPVEKIDHALQTIKKDGIQNVLALRGDPPRGQDKFVQIQGGFACALDLVEHIRKSYGDYFGIAVAGYPEAHPEVIGSNGLATPEAYANDLAYLKKKVDAGADVIVTQLFYDVDNFLKFVNDCRQVGITCPIVPGIMPINNYNGFIRMTGFCKTKIPSEITAALEPIKDNEEAVRAYGVHLGTEMCKKIMASGIKTLHLYTLNMEKSALAILTNLGLIEESKISRPLPWRRPTNLFRLKEDVRPIFWANRPKSYITRTTGWEQYPHGRWGDASNASYGALTDHQFMRPKSRDKKIQEEWVVPLATFDDISEKFMKYCLGQLKTSPWSELDGLQPETKIIDEQLASINLKGFLTINSQPAVNGAKSDSPSIGWGPAGGYVYQKAYVEFFCSGEKLNALVEKSKEYPSLTYIAVNKEGSLVSNVGKNDVNAVTWGVFPAKEIIQPTVVDPSSFLIWKDEAFEIWSRGWAQLYPENDSSRSLLQEVEKTYYLVSLVDNDYINSNLFSVFSGF